The following proteins come from a genomic window of Canis aureus isolate CA01 chromosome 3, VMU_Caureus_v.1.0, whole genome shotgun sequence:
- the NLGN2 gene encoding neuroligin-2 isoform X3 codes for MLPVWFTDNLEAAATYVQNQSEDCLYLNLYVPTEDGPLTKKRDEATLNPPDTDIRDSGKKPVMLFLHGGSYMEGTGNMFDGSVLAAYGNVIVATLNYRLGVLGFLSTGDQAAKGNYGLLDQIQALRWLSENIAHFGGDPERITIFGSGAGASCVNLLILSHHSEGLFQKAIAQSGTAISSWSVNYQPLKYTRLLAAKVGCDREDSTEAVECLRRKPSRELVDQDVQPARYHIAFGPVVDGDVVPDDPEILMQQGEFLNYDMLIGVNQGEGLKFVEDSAESEDGVSASAFDFTVSNFVDNLYGYPEGKDVLRETIKFMYTDWADRDNGEMRRKTLLALFTDHQWVAPAVATAKLHADYQSPVYFYTFYHHCQAEGRPEWADAAHGDELPYVFGVPMVGATDLFPCNFSKNDVMLSAVVMTYWTNFAKTGDPNQPVPQDTKFIHTKPNRFEEVVWSKFNSKEKQYLHIGLKPRVRDNYRANKVAFWLELVPHLHNLHTELFTTTTRLPPYATRWPPRPPPGASGTRRPPPPATLPPEPEPEPGPRAYDRFPGDSRDYSTELSVTVAVGASLLFLNILAFAALYYKRDRRQELRCRRLSPPGGSGSGVPAGGPLLPAAGRELPPEEELVSLQLKRAGGVGADPAEALRPACPPDYTLALRRAPDDVPLLAPGALTLLPSGLGPPPPPPPPSLHPFGPFPPPPPTAAGHNNTLPHPHSTTRV; via the exons ATATCCGGGACTCGGGGAAGAAGCCCGTGATGCTGTTTCTCCACGGCGGCTCCTACATGGAGGGCACCGGGAACATGTTCGATGGCTCCGTCCTGGCCGCCTATGGCAACGTCATTGTAGCCACGCTCAACTACCGGCTTGGGGTGCTCG GCTTTCTCAGCACCGGGGACCAGGCTGCAAAAGGCAACTATGGACTCCTAGACCAGATCCAGGCACTGCGATGGCTCAGTGAAAACATTGCCCACTTCGGGGGTGACCCTGAGCGCATCACCATCTTTGGAtctggggcaggggcttcctGTGTCAACCTTCTGATCCTCTCTCACCATTCGGAAG GCTTGTTCCAGAAGGCCATCGCCCAGAGCGGCACTGCCATTTCCAGTTGGTCTGTCAACTACCAGCCGCTCAAGTACACGCGCCTGCTGGCGGCCAAAGTGGGCTGTGACCGCGAGGACAGCACCGAAGCTGTGGAGTGTCTGCGCCGGAAGCCCTCCCGGGAGCTGGTGGACCAGGATGTACAGCCCGCCCG TTACCACATCGCCTTTGGGCCCGTGGTGGATGGTGACGTCGTCCCCGATGACCCCGAGATCCTCATGCAGCAGGGAGAGTTCCTCAACTATGACATGCTTATTGGCGTCAACCAAGGAGAAGGCCTCAAGTTCGTGGAGGACTCCGCAGAGAGTGAGGACGGCGTGTCTGCCAGCGCCTTTGACTTTACAGTCTCCAACTTTGTGGACAACCTGTATGGCTACCCTGAGGGCAAGGATGTGCTTCGGGAGACCATCAAGTTCATGTACACGGACTGGGCTGACCGGGACAATGGCGAGATGCGAAGAAAGACCCTGCTGGCGCTCTTTACAGACCACCAGTGGGTGGCACCAGCTGTGGCCACCGCCAAGCTGCACGCTGACTACCAGTCCCCTGTCTACTTTTATACCTTCTACCACCACTGCCAGGCTGAGGGCCGGCCCGAGTGGGCAGACGCAGCACACGGGGACGAGCTACCCTATGTCTTTGGTGTGCCCATGGTGGGTGCCACCGACCTCTTCCCCTGCAACTTCTCCAAGAATGACGTCATGCTCAGCGCTGTGGTCATGACCTACTGGACCAACTTCGCCAAGACTGG CGACCCCAACCAGCCAGTGCCGCAGGACACCAAGTTCATCCACACCAAGCCCAACCGCTTCGAGGAGGTGGTGTGGAGCAAGTTCAACAGCAAGGAGAAGCAGTACCTGCACATTGGCCTGAAGCCCCGCGTGCGCGACAACTACCGCGCCAACAAGGTGGCCTTCTGGCTGGAGCTGGTGCCGCACCTGCACAACCTGCACACGGAGCTCTTCACCACCACCACGCGCCTGCCGCCCTACGCCACGCGCtggccgccgcgcccgccccccggcGCCTCGGGCAcccgccggcccccgccgcccgccacgctgccgcccgagcccgagcccgaacCGGGCCCGCGGGCCTACGACCGCTTCCCCGGGGACTCCCGGGACTACTCCACCGAGCTCAGCGTCACGGTGGCGGTGGGCGCCTCGCTGCTCTTCCTCAACATCCTGGCCTTCGCCGCGCTCTACTACAAGCGGGACCGGCGGCAGGAGCTGCGGTGCCGGCGGCTCAGCCCCCCGGGGGGCTCGGGCTCGGGAGTGCCGGCCGGGGGCCCCCTGCTGCCTGCCGCGGGCCGGGAGCTGCCGCCCGAGGAGGAGCTGGTGTCGCTGCAGCTGAAGCGCGCGGGGGGCGTCGGGGCGGACCCCGCCGAGGCCCTGCGCCCCGCCTGCCCGCCCGACTACACGCTGGCCCTGCGCCGGGCTCCGGACGACGTGCCTCTGCTGGCCCCCGGGGCGCTGACCCTGCTGCCCAGTGGCctggggccgccgccgccgccgccgcccccctccctgcaccccttcGGGCCcttcccgccgccgccccccaccGCCGCGGGCCACAACAACACGCTCCCGCACCCCCACTCCACCACTCGGGTATAG